The genomic stretch GGGCTGGCGTCGCTACTGCTCCAAAGGTCATCTAGATCAATATCGACGTCGGGGGCTGTGGGGGGAGCCGCGGGGGTGTTGAGATCGAAGTCGAAGTCGTCGGCTGCGATCGCAGCCTCAGCCTGATCCCCAACCGTCTCACTCAGTTCTGGGCCATTCTCAAAGTCGAGACCAAAGTCTGCAATCTCCTCAGTGCCACTGTCGGCGGCCCATTGCTGAGCTTCTAAATCTAAAGCGGCCTGATCGGCAGCGGCAAAATCTAGGTCTAGGTCGCTAGTGCTGGTGCTTGGGTCAAAGTCGAGCTCATTGCCCGCCCCAGTGGGCGCATCATCAAGACCAAGATCCAGATCTAACGCATCAGCAGTAATGGGTTCTTCGCCGCCTAGATCAAAATCCAGGTCAGTGTCAGCCTTGACAGTGGGTGATTGGTCTGGGCCTAGATCCAGGTCTAAATCATCGTCATTGAAGCCAAGATCCAAATCCAATGCATTAGTAGTAGCGGATTCTTCGCTACCTAGATCAAAATCTAGACCGGTGTTAGCCCCGGCAGCGGGTGATGGGTCTAAGCCTAGATCTAGGTCCAAATCATCGTCATTCAGGCCAAGATCCAGATCTAATGCATCAGCAGTGATAGGGTCTTCGCCGTCTAGATCAAAATCCAGGTCAGTGTCAGCCCCAACGGTGGGCGATGGGTCTGGGCCTAGATCTAGGTCCAACTCATCGACAGGCGCCCCAGTGACTTCGTCGCCCATGCCTAAATCGAGGTCAAAATCGCTTGCAGAAGCATCTCCCTTAGGAGCATCAATGAAGTCTAGGTCAAGGCCTAGGTTATCTGGGGCGGTGGCGGGTGCCTCCTCAAGGCCTAGGTCAAAGTCCAGCTCAGTGTCGTTGGGTACGGTGCTCGTTGAGTCTTTGGTAAAGCTCAGGTCAGGGGCGGGGGCATCGGCCAAGGCCAGGTCGAGATCAAAATCAGTGGCAGACTCGGCAGCGGCAGGCTCTGAGAACTCTAGGTCAAAATCTAGATCGGTGGCTCCAGCATCGCTCGGCTCTTCACCAAGACCCAGATCGAAATCAAGATCGCTGGCATTGGTAGAGGTGTCGGTGAACTCTAGATTGAAATCGCTTGCGTCGGCAGAGGTGTCGGTGAATTCTAGGCCAAAATCATCGGTGGCCCCCAGATCGGCACCGGCTTCGGAGAGGCTGGTGTCGGTCAGATCGAGGCCAAAGTCGCTGGCGCTATTGTCGGTAAAGCTCAGGTCAAAGTCGGCCGGGACATCGAGATCGAGATCGCTAGAGCCATCGGTAAACCCTAAATCGAGGTCGGCACCGCCAAAGTCATCGCCTAGGGACGCGTCAAAATCGCCTAGCTGATCGAGGTCGAGGTCGGCACCATTGGTGCTATCGAGGTCGAACCCGAGGTCGAGGTCATCACTGGTCGGAGTGGGCGCTAGACCTAGGTCAAAGTCCAGATCGCTAACCGGAGCGTCTTGCAGCACCAGGTTTTCGCTCCAGGCGCTGGTGTCAGCCCCTAGTTGTTTGCCGCTGACGGTCAGCTGTTGAATGGTGGCTAGCTCCAGCCCGGTAATGCCCTTTTTGACATAGGCGACCAGATCAGCCTGGTTGGGAATTTGGGCAGACTCTAGGTTCACCTGGAGGGTGCTGTCGTGTTGCACCACGTGGGCAGTGATACCTTGGGCCTCCAGGTGGCGATTCATCAGAGCCGCGATCGCCTCTGGGTCACCCTGACGGGCCAGTTGCAGAACAGTGGGGGGCGTATTAGACATAGGGGTCTATTGAATTCGATGAATTCAGCGCACAGGCCGGAGAATTCCCTATAGTATGCCCGCGGTGGCTGATATTGACACAATCATTGGCTCACAGGGCGTAAACCTGAGGTAATGTCGTCCCAAATGTTACGGATTTTGTTGATTTAGCTCCTGTAAAGCGCGCTCTAACTGCTGCTGGGCTTCGCCGTAGCGCTGCCAATCGCCCTGCTGAAGAGCCTGCTGGCCGCTTTGGTACGATTCCAGCGCCGACTGCACCAGATCAGACACGGTGCTAGGTGGTGCCGGTTCGGTGCCGGGATCGACGGGAGCGGGCGGTGGGGCAACGGCATCGCCAAAGATGGCGTCTAGGCTTTGGTCGAGGGTTTCTCGCATCACCACGCGATCGTTGTAGGCAACAATCACTCGGCGCAGCTCGGGCAGTTCGCCCTGGTCGGCCCGTAGGTAAATGGGCTGCACGTAGAGCAACGACTGCTCGACGGGGATCACCAGCAGGGTGCCGCGAATTACCCCCGAGCCCTGCTGGCTCCAGAGGGTGAGCTGCTCAGAGATTTCTGGAGTTTGGCTAATGCGGGCCTCAACCTGGGTGGGGCCAAACACTAGCTCCTGCTTCGGAAATTCGTAGAGCAGCAGCCGACCGTAGTTGTCGCCGTCGGAGCCGCCTGCCATCCAGGCGATCATGTTGTCGCGGTTGGCCGGGGTAAAGGGGAGAATTTGCATAAATTCCTCTCCCTCTAGCTGAGGCAGCTTCATAATCACGTAGTAGGGCTCCATGGGTTCCACGGCGTCCTCTTCCCCGTGTTCTGGAAACCGCCAGAGGTCTTCACGGTTGTAGAAGACCTCTGGGTTTTCCATGTGGTAGGCCCGGTACATCTGGGCCTGCACCGTGAAAATGTCCAGGGGGTAGCGCAGGTGCTCGCGATAGTTGGCGGGCAGCTCTTCGATGGGTTTGAAGAGGTCGGGAAAGATCTGGCTGTAGGTAGCCAGCAGCGGGTCGTAGCGATCGCGCGCATAAAACTCCAGGCTGCCGTCGTAGGCGTCGATAAAGACCTTGACGGCATCGCGAATGTAGTTGACGCCGTTGCGCATCAGGGGATTGGTGTTCTCCACCAGCGAGACCATGTCGGTGCGGCGGTTGAGGGGCTCGGAATAGGGGTAGCGATCGCTGCTGGTGTAGCCATCCAAAACCCACTTGATCCGCCCGTCGATCACCGCCGGGTAGGGATCGCTGTCGTAGGTGAGAAAGGGGGCGACGTGGCGCACCCGATCAGTAATCAGCCGGTGGTAGTGAATCCGAGTTTCAGGGCTGAAATAGTTGGAGATCAGCACCCGCACGTTGCCCAGATCGAAGGCGTAGGCCAGCCGCCGCAGCCACGAATTGAGCGGCACGCCGCCCGCCCCGGTGTAGCGGTAAGACGCGTTGGTGTCGCCTTGGGGATAGTCAAACTCGTCGGTGTTGGCCCCGGTAAAGATGTAATTGCGGGTGCTTTCGCCGTAGTAAAGGCGGGGCTGGTCGAGGGGCAAATCGACGGTGCTGCTGGGGGGCACATTGCGAATAAAGAAATCAGGCAGCCCGTTGGGGGTCACCTGGTTGACCGGGCTCATCACAATCCCAAAGCCGTGGGTAAATTTGAGCTGGCGGTTGATCCAGTTTTGGGCCTCGGGGGGTAATTGCTCGACCGGCAGCTCGCGAGCCGAAATGGTCACCTGGCGGTAGTCGCCGTTGAGGGTGTAGCGGTCAACATCCACATCCTCAAAGTTGTAGTAGAGGCGAATTTCTTGCAGCTGCTTGTAGGTGCTGAGCAGCGGAGCGTAATCCCACAGGCGGATGTTGCCGATGGTGGGCTCGTTGGCGTCGAGCACCGCACGATCGAGGCTGTTGTTGGCGGGGAAGGGCTCTGACACCACGCTGGTAAGGTTGTAGGCCGCGCGGGTAAAGGCAATATTGTGCTCGATGTAGGGGCGCTCCATGGTGAGCTCGTTGGGCTCAACCACAAAGTTTTGCTGAAACCAGGGATACATGCCGTTAACCAGCACCAGTACGCCCAGGTAGATCACAATGCCAAAAATTGGCAGCGAAAAGCCGCTACGCCCCAGAGCAATCAAAAACAGCGCCGCCACCGCCAGGGTGACAAACCCCATCAGCCAAAAAGACTGGAGCCGAGCATGGACATCGGTGTAGCCCGCGCCGAAAATAACGCCGCTGTCAGAGTAGAGCAGCGAGAAGCGGTCGAGCCAAAAGCCCACCGCCAGCAGGGCCGCGATCGCTGCTAGCAGCAGACACAGGTGAGCTTTAGCTTCCCCCGTGAGAAAGTATTTCCAACCGCGCTCGGGGCGCACCTCACCCTTGAGGGCATACACGGCGCTGGCCAGCAGCAGCGACCACACCAGCAGGCCCAGCAGATTGTCTTGCAGCCCCTGCCACAGGGGCAGCTTAAACATATAAAAGCTGATATCGCGCTGAAAGATGGGGTCAGGGGTGCCAAACTCGGTAGGGTTAAGAAATTGCAGCACGGTCTGCCAAGCCGAAGCCGCCCGCAGCGCCACCCCTAGCGACAGCAAAAAAACCAGCCCTACCACCCCCAAATGGGTGAAGCGTTCGATCTGCTGGCGCTGAACTGGGTTGCTGTAGCGGCTCAAAAATCGGTAGACGCGATCGCGGGTTAGCTGCCGCGCGATCTGGTAGTTGGCCCACAGCACTCCGCCGTAAACGACAAACGACCCCACTCCTAGGGCTAGCTGCCACTTGATGCGTACCCAAAACACCGATGCGTAACCTACCGACTCAAACCACCATGACTCGGTGAGCAGATGCACTAAGCTGCTCGAAAAGACCAGCAGCAGAGTGATTGCCACTAGCCAGGGCAGCAGTCGACGGGCCTTGAAGGATTTAGCAGGGGAATAGGTCACAGGTATGGCAGGTAGGGGCGAAGTGCATTCGGGCAAAACCTCTAAACATAGCGCCTGAAGCACCGTTGCTTCTAAAGTCTAGCGATCTGTCTGCTGAGACAAGTCGCCTACTCCTCTAGGCTTAACCTTTTTTTAGGACGGCGATCGCGTTGATGGCCTCTGCGTTGGCTAACCAACCCCGCCTACCGACGGATACTGCCATGCTTGGGTTGACCTGCGATCGCAACAATGTTTCCCCAGCTGATTGTCAACTTTTAATAAGCCCGTGCGGAATGCCCGTAATTTCACGGAAGTTACCTGGGAAACCTAATAGGAATAGCCCTCCCACGGTGCCCCATCTATGAGCGAATACACAGGCATGACCCCTACCGTCATCATTGGCGTGGGGGGCACTGGCAAAGAGATTTTGATCAAAATTCGCCGCATGATCGTGGAGCAGTATGGCTCCCTCGACGCCCTGCCAATCGTCTCGTTTTTGCACATTGACACCGAGCAAAACGCTAAAGTTTCCGAAGCCCAAACAGTCTTGAAGCAAGATATTTCCCTGCGACCCATCGAGCAGGTGTGGGCCAAGGTCGAAGATGCCAAGGCCATTCTCAACAAGCTGTCGGCCTACCAATATTTAGACGAGTGGTTCCCCAGCGAGCTCAAAGGCACCGACTCAATTTTGTCTGGAGCAGGGCAAATTCGCGCCCTGGGGCGGTTTGCCTTTAGCCTCAACTACCCCCTGATCAAGGACTACTTCACCAAGGCCAAGGGGCGCATCGTCGGCCATGAGAAATTCATGCTCGATCGCTGGAAGGTGCAGCTCGACAAGGGCATCAACATCTTTGTGGTCTGCTCGCTCTCCGGCGGCACTGGCTCCGGCATGGTGATGGATCTGGCCTACAACCTGCGCGACTGGGTGCCGGTGTCAGAATTACCCCAGACCAGTGCATTCCTGGTGCTGCCAGGGGCCTTTTCGGGATTGGGCGATCGCGTCATCGCCAACGCCTACGCCGCCCTCATGGAGCTGAACCACTACAGCCGCGGCGACACCCGCTTTGACGCTCAGTACAGCGACAGCCAGAGCGATCGCATCACCAGTCAGAGCGGCCTCGATGTGCCCTTCAACTTCACCTACCTGGTGGGCAACAGCAACGACAAAGTCACCTTCCCCACCCTGGGCGATGTGCTGGAAATGGTGGCCCAGAACGTGTTTCTCGACTTTAGCTCCGGCTTCAGTCAGTACAAAAAGCTGGTGCGCGACAACGTTCGCAAGCACTGGGCCAGCCCTGACGCCTTGGGCTACCCGCAAAACTTCATGAGCTTTGGCCTCTCCAGCATTCAGTTTCCGGTCGAGCGGGTGCTAAACGCCTGCTCGGCCCGCCTGGCCGCCAAGCTAGTGGACTGGTGGAGCAACCCTACCCCTGCCCCAGCGGCGATGTCCGACCTGATTCGCACCGAGATTCTCCCCGGTCTATTTCTGGCCGAATCGGAGCACGACCACCAGGTGATCGACAGCATCAGCATGGGCGACAACAAAAAGCCCTACGCCAAGGAAGTCGCCGACTGGGTAGCCGGGGTGCGCAAGCGCCGCAACGACCTGAATATTCCCTTTGAAAACCTGCAGCGGTTTATCTCTAACGAGCAGGAAAAATATTCTCCCCACTTCAACGACACCGGCACCGATCCCAAGCGCTGGAGCGACTACTTTCAAAAAATGTGGGACAACCTCAGCTGGCTGATCCCCGAAAAGCGCAAGGAGCTGCGGGCGGCGGTCTACCTGATGGTGGAAGATCGTTTCCGGGGGCCGAAGTTCACCCGTCAATTCTTAGAAGTGCTGATTGAGGTGTTTGCCGACTTTCGCAGCAAGTTCGACCAAGACCGACAGAAATACTGGCTACCCCGCGAGCGATCGGCCCAAAACGCCCTGCAAACCCTGCTAAAGCAGATCGACGACCACGCCAAGCAGATGATGATGCTCAACCGCAAGAAAGTCATCGAAGACGACTTTCAAGGCATTATGCAGGCCCTAGAGCAGATCTACGTTTCTAAAGTCGAGGTCAAAGCCCGCACTCTGGGGGTGATGCTGCTCGACGGCCTGCGCGAAGAAATTGACCAGCTCTTGGTCGACCTCACTGCCTTTGAGACGGTGCTAAACAACGTCCAGGTCGAGCTGAAGGATAAGGAGCGCGTCTATACCCGCGAAACCGGCGGCCTGACGGTCAACGGCATTCTGCTCTACGACGAAAAGGAAATCGACGCCGCCTACCGCAAAACCGTCGCCGACCAGGAAGAAACCCTCTGCCAAACCCTCTCCCAGCAGGTGCTCGAAGAACTGCGGGTGCGCCTATTTGACCTCTACCCCTACGACGCCCTCAAGACCAAAGACCTCTACGAGCGGCTGCTGGGTCAAGCGATGGATGTGTTTCGCCGCCGCAGCCAGCTCGACATTTCCACCGCCCGCAAGTTTCTGGAGCAGTACCCCACCGTCGAGATGCAGGAGGCCCAGATCAAAACCACCTTTGAGAAATCGGAAGCCTTTTTGCGCCTTAGCCAGGAGCAAAAGAAGCTGGGCTGGGACGACAAGCTAGAGAAGTACCAAAAACTGGTCGGCATCCAGGGCGGCAGCAAACCCACCGATCCGGCGGTCTCGGCCCTGCTGCCGATGATTCGCAAAACCAGCACCGTCACCGACAAAGAAATTCGCCCCCTCAACGACCCCTACCACATCTACTTTGTGCAGGAGACCGGGGCCTTCCCCCTACGGCTAATTGAGGGCATGGAGCGGATGCGATCGCTCTACCGCGCCGTCAGCCAAGCTGACCACAACCCCCTGCACACTCACCAAGACTATCGCCAGTTTGGCGACGTCATGCCCGAAACCAGCAACGAGCGCCAGGCCCGCTACAACCTGATGCTGGCCAACGCCCTGGGTCTGGTGCGCCGCGAAGACAATCGCGTCACCGGCTTTGCTGAGGTCAAATTCACCTATCGCGACAAGCTCACCGGCTTCGACAAAACTGAGGTCATGGGCGCCACCTGGGAAGAGGCGGAAGACTTTTTGCTCACCGACCAAAACCGTCGCCTGGCCGAAACCTTAGACAATGCCATTCGAGCGATCGGTGAAGAAGCCGCTACTAAACCCCAGAAACAAGCCCTTTACACCCAGGTGATGACCTACCTGCAACAGCAGGAGCAAACAATTCAGGGCGGCTCCGACAGCGACGACTACAAGCGCATCCAAGCCGCCATCTCCAACTTCGTCACTACCCACCGCCTCTTCATCCCCTCGGATGCCCCCGCTACCCCCTCACCCACTACCCCATCACCCGTCACTACATCACCGTCTCCCGCGCCGCCGCCTCCCGCCCTTGACTCCGAGAACTTAGTCAAATACGCCAAGCTAGTCGAGACCTGCTACCGGCGCGGCAATCCCTCGCCCACGGAGCTAGAACTGCTGGAAAAATTCCGGGTAAAGTACAGGGTCTCGGTGGCCGATGCCAATGCGATCGCCGCCCAATACCAGCCCCAAAACACCATCGAGCAAGCCGCAGCCGAATACGGGTTGATGTTCCGCGCCTTCCTCGACAACGACGGCGAAGTTGACCTAGAAGAGCAGGCCCAACTGCTCGACCTCCAAGAAGAACTGGGTCTCACCAACGAGCAGGTTGCCACCATCGAAGACAACGTGCGCGCTGAAATGAACAGACCGTAGGCAGAAAGTTTTGAGTTTTGAATGCTTAGTTTTGAGTTCTTGGCATGCTGTAATCCTAGGTTGGATGCAGTGCCAGCGTAACAACGCTTATAGGGATTATTGGGTTCCACGCCGTTTCACCCAACCTACCCGACTACTTCAACTCAAAACTTAAAATTCAGAACTCCTCCTACCACCCATCCACTCCCTAACCCATCCACCCATTCGCCATGACCGACAGCTTCAACCACGTCACCTGCCCCAAATGCGGCTACGAAGAAAACACCACCACGGCCCAGAAGTGCGAAATCTGCGGCCAACCTTTGAAAAAGAGCAAGTCTATTGCTCCCCTCATCGCCGGGGTTGGGGCGGTTATCTTTCTAGCAGCGCTGGGCTTCACAGGATACAACGCCTTTGTGCGCAAAGATGCGCCGCAGGCTCCGGTTGCGGTGCCGACTACCCCCGCAGCCCCCGCAGATCCCGCCGCCGCTGACTCTGGCACAACCTCTACTGCTGCTACCCCGACGACCACCCTAGGCCAGCCCGCTAATGTGGCTAATGCGCTGAGCTGGGGCGATCGCATCCTCTTTACCGATACCTCTAATGCCGATATGCAGGCGGGGGCTGCTGCCTACGCCTCGGGTGACTATGCCACGGCCGCTGCACGCTTCGAGGCGGCCCGCAACGCTGTTCGCAACGACCCCGAAGCATTGATCTACCTCAACAATGCTCGGATTGGGGCTAATCCTGCCTTGGGCATCGCTGCGGTGGTGCCCATTGGCGATAGCCCCAACACCGCCCGCGAGCTGCTGCGGGGGGTAGCCCAAGCCCAAGATGAGGCGATCAAGGCCGGCACCCCCGTGAAGGTGCTGATTGCTAACGACCAGAACAATGCCGGTCAGGCTGCCGCGATCGCCAACGCTCTAGTTCAAGACCCCGATGTTGTCGGCGTCATCGGCCACGGCACCAGCACTACCACCTTGGCGGCCGCGCCCGTTTACCAACAAGGGCAGCTGCCGATGATCTCTCCCACCAGCACCACTACAGAGCTGACCACAGTGCCCAAAGAGGGCGGCAATTTTGTGTTTCGGGTGATTCCCAGTGATCAGTTCACGGGCACCACCCTGGCCCGCCACATGCTCACCCTGGGCAAGAGCAAACCCATCGTTTACTACAACTCCCAAAGCTCCTACAGCAAGTCGCTGCAAGATGCGTTCTCCACCACCCTAGGCCTAGAAGGGGGACAGGTGGTCAAACTGGTTGATCTGTCCCAGGGCAATCCAACGACGGAGCTGCAGGGCAGTGGGGCCGATGCCGTGGTGCTGCTGCCCGACTCGGCCACCTTTGATGCGGCGATCGCCGTCGCCCAGCTCAACAATGGCCAGCTGCCGGTGCTAGCTGGCGATGCTTTCTACCGCATTGATGCCCTGGAAAAGGGCGGGGCTAGCCTGACGGGCACCGTAGTCACCGTCCCCTGGCATCCACTCAAATCGGCCCCACCTTTTGCCCAGACCGCCTCTGGCCTCTGGGGCGGCGATGTTAACTGGCGCACGGCCCTCAGCTACGACGCGTTTCAGGTCTTGAGTTCAGCCCGCACTGTAGGAAACGTGGCTCCCGACAGCGGTACCTCAGGGCGAGCTGCGCTCGGTCAGGCTTTGGCCACCCAAGGGTTTTCTGCCAATGGATCAACAGGAACAATTAACTTTTTGCCGTCGGGCGATCGCAACACCACCGTCCTGCTAGTCGAGGTTAAACCCGGTACCCGCTCGGGCACCGGCTTCGACTTCGTGCCTCTGCCGTAAGGGAGTAGGAAGTAGATGAACTTGAGAAATATTGAACCCCTTACCCATCTACCCCTCAAAGCTGCCGCGCCGCGCCCGCATACGTAAAGATTCTCTGGGTAACCTGCCGTCTCTGGCCTTCGGCTCTAAATCGGCTGCCCTGTTCCTAAAACTAGCCGGCTGAGCAGGGCTGGATCTTTCCAATACAGGTAAGCAATCCCTAAGAGCAGGAGTAGCGTTGCTGCCAAAAGCCATAGGGGCCAGCGGAGCTGAGCGTTGGGAGGCATGCCCATAACAACCTCATATCGCGTTTTGCTAACTCTACCTTGGTCTAGAGCAGCCCCAAGGACGTTCTCTACACAATGGCTCAACAACGGCGCGGGCGCAGGTTGTTACAATTTTTAAGGGCTTTTGAAAATGAATTTTGCCCTAACGCTGACGTTATGAGGCTCAAGCAAGATAATGGCGATTAATTGCGCAGTAGACTGTAAAGACGGCTGTGTGCTGGGGAACGACTGCCCCAACCTGAAGTACACTGCCGAAGCGACAAAATTTATTTCTGACACCTCCCTTGATGAGATGCTTGAAATGGCCGATGAGGCCGTGCGACGCAGAATGATGGAGCGCGCCTCTCAGCCGCCTAAATGGGTAATGCCGGAGGATTAGACGACTCTAACAGGCTAGTTTGCGATCGCCCCATACTGGTCACAAGGTAGCCCTGTGCTATCGTGTGACAAGCAAGTTGTTAGTTGCATTACCGGCTTGGCTTAGTCCTTAGTTGAGTACATCTCCTTGATAACTTTCTACTTTTTCTCTCTCTATTTGGAGATGTATCCATGTCGATTTATGTAGGGAATTTGGCCTTCAGCGCCACCCAAGACCAGATCACCGAGGTCTTTGCTGAATACGGTGCTGTTAGCCGGGTTAGCCTGCCCACCGATCGTGAGACCGGTCGTCCTCGTGGTTTTGCCTTCGTCGAAATGGAAAGCGAAGCCGACGAAGACAAAGCCATCGAGGCCCTCGATGGTGCTGAGTGGATGGGCCGCGACCTCAAGGTCAACAAAGCTCGCCCCAGAGAGTCGCGTGGCGGCGGTGGTGGCGGTGGCGGCGGTGGCTGGAACAATAGCCGCGGTCGCTAGATAACTGGGTATGGCCAAAGCTCTTGGCCATACCTTAGCCTACGGGCTTTCGAAGTGAGGTATCGCGCTCAGCGATATCCAGTGGTTTTAGGCTGACGCTACTAGAGCGCTGCTTTACCCGCGTTAGCAAATTTTTAGGAGAACTAATGGCCCAGGTTGTATTGGGAGAAGACGAAAACATTGAATCGGCCCTACGACGCTTTAAGCGAAAGGTTGCCCGGGCCGGCATTTTTTCGGATATGCGAAAAAATCGCCACTTTGAAACCCCGATTGAAAAGAAAAAGCGCAAGACCATCGCTCGCCAGAAGCAGCGACGTTGGGGTTCAAAGCGCTAAACGCTCAACCCTGATTCAGAGTCTGTAGTCCAGTGATCAGCTGATGCAGGTGATAGGGCTTATGGGTAGCCATAACCGTAATTCGTAGTCGGCTTGTGGGCACTGTGGGCGGGCGTACTGCTGCCACCCATAGCCCAGCTGACTGTAGGTGTTGGTTAGCCGTCAGAATTGCCTCTGCTGACGCACCCTCTAGGCAAATAATGGGCGAAGCCGAAGGCAATCGCCGCAGCCCAAAGGGAGCTGCTGCTGGCTCTGTCAAGATTTGATCAATTTGTTGAATCAAGTGATTCACCTGGTGCCAGAGCATTTCGCGGCGCCAGGTTTCTTGCTGAATAATTTTCACTGCCGCTAGGGCCGCCGCTGTATCCGCTGGCGATAGACCCGTAGTGTAAATCCAACTGGGGGCGCGGTTGCGGAGGAAGTCAATGAGTACAGCAGACCCGGCTACATTGCCCCCTAGGCTGCCCAGAGCCTTACTGAGAGTACCGACTGTGACTAAGGGGCGTCCGGTACATCCTAGGTGCTCTACGGCCCCCGAGCCGCACTTGCCAAAAACTCCTGTGCCATGGGCCTCATCCACCAGCACCATCGCGTGGTAGTTCTCCGCTAGGTCAAGAATGGCCGCCAGCGGGCACAGGTCGCCATCCATACTAAATACACTGTCGGTGGTAATCAAACAGCGGCGATGGCGATCGCGATACAGCTTCAGCAATTCCTCCAGGTGGGCAACGTCACCATGGCGGTAGTCTAGGGCGGTGGCACCGCTAACTTTGCCCCCTGACTTGAGGCTGGAGTGGTTGTACTCGTCGCCTAAGATCAGGTCTGGGCTACCGACTAGGGCCGCGATCGCCCCCATGTTGGCCAGATAGCCCGAGCTAAAGACAATCGCATCTTCAGTGCCCTTGAGAGCAGCGATCGCCTGCTCTAGCTCCCTATGCAACTCCCGGTGGCCGCTGAGCAATCGGGAGCCGGTGCTGCCAGTGCCGTAGGTCTGAATGGCGGCGATCGCCGCCTCCGCCAGCCGAGGATCGCTGGCTAGTCCCAGATAGTCGTTGCTGGCAAAGTTGATTAGAGTTTGCCCCTGCCGCTGCACCACGGCCCCGGTCATGCCATCGACAGCCGCTACGGTTCGATAGCGGTGGGCGCGGTGCAGGGCTGCCAAAGATTTATCTAGCCAAACGTAGGGGTCGGTACCCATAGACGAGCGATTACATCGTTAGACTTTGCTGCGATAGTGCGGTCATGCGCTGATGGCGACGGCGCTGCCAAATTTTAGGAATGACGCGCATACGGCGTTTGAAGGTGTTCCACTCCTCCGCACTCAGCGCAATCTGCTGCCACGCTGGTCGAGCGAGCAGCCGTTTAGACCAGTGACTCAATCGAGGATAATCGGCCAGCGCCACTCCCAGATCCGGTACCCTGTGAACTACAGTTCCAGCAACGACTTCTGCCAGCGTAAATTGCTCGCCCGCGAAATAGCAGCCGTCACCCAGCAAATTTTCCAGAAAACTCAGCGTATTCCTGACCCGTAGCTGAGCATATTCTATTTCAGCCGATTTTTGGTCCGAGCGCTCGTTGTCAATCAGCAGCTTAAAGACCCCCGGCAGCAGTTCGTTAAGCGTCAGCATCTGCACCATGCGAACCCTAGCTAAAGCCGTTGCATCCCTGGGCAACAACGCCATATCGGGATAGCGAGCTTCTAAATAATCCAAAATCGCCATCGACTCAATAACGCGTAAATCACCATCTTCCAAAACCGGCACATGGCCCAAGGGATTAACAGCCAAAAAC from Leptolyngbya subtilissima AS-A7 encodes the following:
- a CDS encoding ABC transporter substrate-binding protein — translated: MTDSFNHVTCPKCGYEENTTTAQKCEICGQPLKKSKSIAPLIAGVGAVIFLAALGFTGYNAFVRKDAPQAPVAVPTTPAAPADPAAADSGTTSTAATPTTTLGQPANVANALSWGDRILFTDTSNADMQAGAAAYASGDYATAAARFEAARNAVRNDPEALIYLNNARIGANPALGIAAVVPIGDSPNTARELLRGVAQAQDEAIKAGTPVKVLIANDQNNAGQAAAIANALVQDPDVVGVIGHGTSTTTLAAAPVYQQGQLPMISPTSTTTELTTVPKEGGNFVFRVIPSDQFTGTTLARHMLTLGKSKPIVYYNSQSSYSKSLQDAFSTTLGLEGGQVVKLVDLSQGNPTTELQGSGADAVVLLPDSATFDAAIAVAQLNNGQLPVLAGDAFYRIDALEKGGASLTGTVVTVPWHPLKSAPPFAQTASGLWGGDVNWRTALSYDAFQVLSSARTVGNVAPDSGTSGRAALGQALATQGFSANGSTGTINFLPSGDRNTTVLLVEVKPGTRSGTGFDFVPLP
- a CDS encoding tubulin-like doman-containing protein, which gives rise to MSEYTGMTPTVIIGVGGTGKEILIKIRRMIVEQYGSLDALPIVSFLHIDTEQNAKVSEAQTVLKQDISLRPIEQVWAKVEDAKAILNKLSAYQYLDEWFPSELKGTDSILSGAGQIRALGRFAFSLNYPLIKDYFTKAKGRIVGHEKFMLDRWKVQLDKGINIFVVCSLSGGTGSGMVMDLAYNLRDWVPVSELPQTSAFLVLPGAFSGLGDRVIANAYAALMELNHYSRGDTRFDAQYSDSQSDRITSQSGLDVPFNFTYLVGNSNDKVTFPTLGDVLEMVAQNVFLDFSSGFSQYKKLVRDNVRKHWASPDALGYPQNFMSFGLSSIQFPVERVLNACSARLAAKLVDWWSNPTPAPAAMSDLIRTEILPGLFLAESEHDHQVIDSISMGDNKKPYAKEVADWVAGVRKRRNDLNIPFENLQRFISNEQEKYSPHFNDTGTDPKRWSDYFQKMWDNLSWLIPEKRKELRAAVYLMVEDRFRGPKFTRQFLEVLIEVFADFRSKFDQDRQKYWLPRERSAQNALQTLLKQIDDHAKQMMMLNRKKVIEDDFQGIMQALEQIYVSKVEVKARTLGVMLLDGLREEIDQLLVDLTAFETVLNNVQVELKDKERVYTRETGGLTVNGILLYDEKEIDAAYRKTVADQEETLCQTLSQQVLEELRVRLFDLYPYDALKTKDLYERLLGQAMDVFRRRSQLDISTARKFLEQYPTVEMQEAQIKTTFEKSEAFLRLSQEQKKLGWDDKLEKYQKLVGIQGGSKPTDPAVSALLPMIRKTSTVTDKEIRPLNDPYHIYFVQETGAFPLRLIEGMERMRSLYRAVSQADHNPLHTHQDYRQFGDVMPETSNERQARYNLMLANALGLVRREDNRVTGFAEVKFTYRDKLTGFDKTEVMGATWEEAEDFLLTDQNRRLAETLDNAIRAIGEEAATKPQKQALYTQVMTYLQQQEQTIQGGSDSDDYKRIQAAISNFVTTHRLFIPSDAPATPSPTTPSPVTTSPSPAPPPPALDSENLVKYAKLVETCYRRGNPSPTELELLEKFRVKYRVSVADANAIAAQYQPQNTIEQAAAEYGLMFRAFLDNDGEVDLEEQAQLLDLQEELGLTNEQVATIEDNVRAEMNRP
- a CDS encoding UPF0182 family protein, with amino-acid sequence MTYSPAKSFKARRLLPWLVAITLLLVFSSSLVHLLTESWWFESVGYASVFWVRIKWQLALGVGSFVVYGGVLWANYQIARQLTRDRVYRFLSRYSNPVQRQQIERFTHLGVVGLVFLLSLGVALRAASAWQTVLQFLNPTEFGTPDPIFQRDISFYMFKLPLWQGLQDNLLGLLVWSLLLASAVYALKGEVRPERGWKYFLTGEAKAHLCLLLAAIAALLAVGFWLDRFSLLYSDSGVIFGAGYTDVHARLQSFWLMGFVTLAVAALFLIALGRSGFSLPIFGIVIYLGVLVLVNGMYPWFQQNFVVEPNELTMERPYIEHNIAFTRAAYNLTSVVSEPFPANNSLDRAVLDANEPTIGNIRLWDYAPLLSTYKQLQEIRLYYNFEDVDVDRYTLNGDYRQVTISARELPVEQLPPEAQNWINRQLKFTHGFGIVMSPVNQVTPNGLPDFFIRNVPPSSTVDLPLDQPRLYYGESTRNYIFTGANTDEFDYPQGDTNASYRYTGAGGVPLNSWLRRLAYAFDLGNVRVLISNYFSPETRIHYHRLITDRVRHVAPFLTYDSDPYPAVIDGRIKWVLDGYTSSDRYPYSEPLNRRTDMVSLVENTNPLMRNGVNYIRDAVKVFIDAYDGSLEFYARDRYDPLLATYSQIFPDLFKPIEELPANYREHLRYPLDIFTVQAQMYRAYHMENPEVFYNREDLWRFPEHGEEDAVEPMEPYYVIMKLPQLEGEEFMQILPFTPANRDNMIAWMAGGSDGDNYGRLLLYEFPKQELVFGPTQVEARISQTPEISEQLTLWSQQGSGVIRGTLLVIPVEQSLLYVQPIYLRADQGELPELRRVIVAYNDRVVMRETLDQSLDAIFGDAVAPPPAPVDPGTEPAPPSTVSDLVQSALESYQSGQQALQQGDWQRYGEAQQQLERALQELNQQNP